DNA from candidate division WOR-1 bacterium RIFOXYB2_FULL_36_35:
ATTTTATGTATCACAAAATTTTTATTGCACAGCGTTTTTTTGGCTTAATGACAATAATTATTGAAAAATGCTTTTTGCTAGGAGAAAGTCAGGAGATCATAATATAACCAGATATATTGTAGTGGCACAAAATATTGTGCCACTACATGTGTCTTTATTTTACCTTCCCGCTTTTTTGCATGTCATCCATCATATTTTCCATATCTTTTTTATTCATTTGCTCAATCTTGTCCTTATTCATCATATATCTTTTCTCTGTCCATTTCTTCCTCCCCGATCCCATCATATCTTTATTAGAAGGAGAAGATACAATTTTAGCTGTCCCATAAAACAAGGTGACCAGAACAACAACGGCCAAAACTCCCGCCAAAATTTTTCCTATTAAACTTTCTAACCCCACCCCTTTCTTGGCCGCAATCCAAACAATAAAAGAAAACCCCAACAAAACAAGAGAAACTAAAAGTAAATTCCAAAACATAAAACCCTTCATAGCCTCCGTCATTCCGCACATAGTATTATCCATCATCATAACAAAACGCCTCCTTTTTTTATATTGGATAAATTTTAACCTTTCGATGACAAATTTGCAATCTTCTAAAATAATCATAAAACTAACTTTTTTCTGACGTCCTAATACTCTAACACCTTAATAAAGTATTTTTCTGCTCTTATAATAAAAAAAGTGAAATTCATCGATTTTTCATTCGAAGAATAAGTAGATATTCGTCATGAACCCCGATTATTCATAGACTAAAAAAATTTTAACAGTCTATTGAAAAATTCCTTAAGTATGAACCCCGATTATCCTAATCGGGGTGAATAATCGGGGTGAAAAAGTAGACAAAAGTCAAAATAGTGCTAAAATATGGGATTAGAAACCCCATATACGGAGGTTCAGGATTTGAATACACATGCATCATCATACGGTATAGCAGGAACAATAATAACACCAAAAAGAACTACATTTAATGTTAATAAGAAACAAAGAGCTTCAACATCGTTTTCTTTTTGTGGAGCAAAAGGATTTAGAGGTTTTAACTTAAAAAAACATTCTTCTCGCTTAAAAAAATCATTAAAAGCTCAAACAGCCTTGCCTCAATTAACAATGCCACCCATCCCTATTCAAACAATAGAGATAAAAAACGACTTTGAAGCCACGGAAACATTGCTGGGATATTATTTACATTTAAAATCAAATGGAAATGCTCTCTCCGCCTTTATTTACAATCTGGATATTCAACGTTATTTACAATTATTCACCGACGCTTTAATTCATTACACAAAAACGCATCAACATATTTTTTTCAATAAAACTTCCACAAGAATAGATCTTTTTCTTGCAAACAATCTTCATCCTATAGCAAGATACGCTTCCCCTCAAAACAGAATAGCAATAGTTAATCATTTTAGAGAGAGTCATCAACTTGGATATTTAAAAACATTCCTTCAAGCATTGGATCCCAAACAATATGCCAAACAATTCATTGAAAACCGGATTGAAGAGGCTTTTACTGAAAGATTTATCGGAACAAATAGATCCGCGCTTATAATACTTTTTTGGTCTTTGTATTTTAGAGGAGACCTGCCAAGGGCATTAAACATGTTAAGTAATTCTCAAATTTCAGAAATACACGAAGACTTATATCCCATAGGAAAAGCAATTTTGCAAGAAGCCTTAACAGAAAAGCTAAGAAGGCTTGATCCTTCTCGATGGATTACTCTCTTAAAAGAGCTAAAAGATTTAACCCCGATTACTCACCCCGATTAGGATAATTGGGATTCAAGCAGGTATGAATAATCGGGGTTGACATAATTACTAAACCATCAAAATCTTGGCTGGCGGAAATCCATTAAAGTTAGGGACAGCGCTCGCAGATGAATACGCTCCAATATTCCTTACATAAACAATATTGCCGACCTCAAGTTCCGGTAAATCTTCACTCAAAGAAATAGTATCAAAAGAATCACATGTAGGCCCCGCAAGGGCGCTCAAAAACTTTTGCCCTCTTCTTAAAGTTTTAAATTCATATTTGCAATGATCAAATACAATTCCGGAAAAATCAGCATAAACCCCGTCATTTAAATAATAATAATTTCTGTCATTTCTATAACTTCTTCCAACAACCTGGGTTACAAGCGTCCCTGCGGGCCCCGCAAAAAACCTGCCGGGTTCCGCTATAAATTTTGTATCTTTTGGAAATAATCTTTTTAATTTCCTTCTAATGTGTCTTGCCATCTGCTTTAAAGTAACATGTTCATCCCTATCAAAATGCCTGATAGGAAACCCTCCTCCAATATCCAACAGATTAAGATCCAATCCCAATTTTTTGCTTTCACTAAAAATCATGGAAGAAATCTGTAGAGCTTGAATGTAATTTTCAACATTTAAACATTGAGATCCGACATGAAAGCAAACTCCAACAGGTTGAAGCCCCAAAGATTTCGCTTTACTCAAAAGGAAAATAGCTTGAGCAGGGTCAGCTCCAAATTTCAAAGAGAGTTCAACCGCGCTGCCAACGTTTGGGACTTTAATTCTAATTAAAACCTTTGCCCCTTGAGCATACTTTGCTATTTTATAAACTTCAGCTTCATTATCAAAGGTCATAAGAGTAACTCCATACTCAATAGATCTTTTTATGTCTTCAATAGATTTAATTGTATTTGCAAAAATTATCTTATCAGGATTTGCCCCAAGCTTTAAAACCTGCTTCATTTCATTGGCGCTTGCGACATCAAAGCCACAGCCAAGTTTAGCAAAAGTTTTAATAATAGAAGGATGGGGGTTTGCTTTTATCGCATAATACGGATCTACATTTGAAAGATAACGCCTAAAGAGGTTGTACTGGTTGACCAAAATATCTTTGCTTATTAGCATTAAAGGAGACCCATGTTCTTTAACTAATGTTCTTATTTTCTTCTCAAGAGAAAACTTTCTTTTTTTAGTACTACTTTTGGTCAATCCGTTTTGCTCCTATTTTATGGGTGGGATTCACTAAGAAAGTCAAAAACTGCCAGGTATCTTCCTCTTCAGGTACTTGAAAATCAAAAGTGGTAAATTTTGTGTTCAAATTTTTAAGAGGAGTCCAATCCACGGCTTCTGAATAAAAAGGAGATATATAAGGCATTGATATTTCAAGAATTAACTCATGATCTATATCATCCGGCATTAAAAATCCTCTTTTCGGGTTTTTGATCATCCATATAGACGCCGCAACGACAGATATTGCAACCTGAAGAGTCGTAGCCTGCTGACCTTTTACCAGTCTCCTTGCAGTATGAATATCCAAAATACTACCAGTCCACCAAGAATTAAAATCATGCCCCATAAGAAGTACCCCAAGCTGGTCTTCCCCGTCAATGATTTCATCATTCATAATTCTCTGATTTTTTTGAAGATGAAATTGCCTCATTTCAAGCTCATGAAGCGAATTTATTGCAACATCGCTTGGACAATAAGCATAATGAACGGTAGGACGATAAACCACCTCCCCATCTTCCCTGACAGTCAACTTATCAGAAATACTAAACGCCTCTCCATGGCGGATAACCATACCTGTAATCTCACCGCAAGGGACCCATGACCTGACCCACGTCCTCATCCCAAGAGTTGAGAGGCATATCTGGTTTTGAGGTCCCTCTTTATGAAAAAAGGCATCCCTTGGTACATATCTCTCGTGTGTACCCCACCCCAATTCCGCGGGAGCAATCCCCTCTTCAAAAAACCCTTCAATGCTCCAAGTATTTACAAATTCATTAACACGTTTCGGCATATCTGTAATTTGAGTATCACGCTCTGATATATGGATAACTTTTGTTCCTGTAACCTGTCCAAGTTTTGCGAAATTTTTATCTTTTATATAAGTCTTCAGATGATCAACACGTTTATCTTTTGGCTTTTCATCAATTATTTTTTGCGCGATTTCAAGAAGTCCCCTTTTCGTAAAATGAGAGACAAGTCCGGGATTTGCTCCATGATCAACAATTGCGGTTGCCCCGTTATTTTCTCCCCAACTTTTTATTTTTTTTCTCAAATCCATATGTCTCGCATAAAGAGTATATTTTGTAGGATCATTGCGGCGGCCATCTTTATACGGATCCCATTCTTCAACAGATGTGTTAACGTAAAGAATATTATTTTCACGGCAAAAATCAAGCATTGCCATACATTCTATATTCCAGGCAAGATCAATAATCAAATCTCCCTGACCGACAAAGCTTATTAAAAGCTGTTTATAGTTTTCTTGTGTGATTTTATGGCTAACATATTTAACCCCTTTTTCAATGCTGCTTTTCACTCTATGAGAATTATCAACAAAATCCATAATAGTCACACTTTTGGGATCAACATCAATGTGCCGTAAAACAAGAGGAATTGCGCACTGCGAAACAGAACCACAACCAATGATCAATATTTTTCCGTTAAACTTGACATATTTTTTATTTAAAATATCTGTCATTCAAACAACCTCCTGGAAGTAGAACTAAATGATATTAACCTAGACACTTAGGATGCTAAGTTAACCCCGATTATGATAATCGGAGTTAATGACAAATTTCATTGTAACAAATAAGTGGAGCTTTTAAAAGAAAAATTTATCTATTTATTCCCGATTTTTTCTTCCAATGCTTTTATTCTCTCTTCCTGTTTTTGTATAATTTTTTGTTGTTCTTTAATAGCCTCTACCAAAAGGGCTGTTATTGGAGCATACTGCATTGAATAGGTCTCTCCTGTGCCTACAACTTCAGGAATCTCTTTAATAGCTTCCTGCGCTATAAAGCCCATTCTTTTTCCTTGCTCATGGTTTTTTGGATCTTTCCATTCAAATGTTACCCCTCTCAACCCTTTAACTTTGTGTAGAGCATTATCGATTGTTGCAACATTCTTTTTTAACCTTGCGTCTGAATCATTATTCCACGCGCTTGTCCCTCCCGAACTTCCAGACACATAAAACTTACGATCTGATGCAACAGTTGTCGTTCCAATCCCAACATGTCCATTAGTAGCCTCGCCGCTTACAAATAATATCGGGCTTGTACCGCCAAAGCCAACTATAAGGGAATTAGCTGTGGTGTTGTTTAGGCAGCTTGAAGCACTACTTCCCTTTCCTAAAACTATTGTATTATCCGCTTCTGTTGTTAACCATCTACCAACTGCTACAGAATAGTCATTATTAGCCGTTGTAGTACCTCCCATTGCTGTGGAATAATTCCCGCTTGCGCGGGCAGTATCCCCCATCGCTCTTGAGGCATAACCTATTGCTGTTGAACCAACTCCCATTGCTACTGAATTATCTCCACTTGCAGTCACGCTATGCCCTATTGCTACTGAATAATCTCCAGTTGCTGTATTACCACTAGACCCAATAGTTGCAGATCCCCCTTCATCAGCGCCAGTCACAACTGTCAATTTTGCTGTTGGAGTTGTCGTTCCAATCCCAACAGAGCCACTCTCAGCTGACCCTGTTACATACAATATTGGGCTTGTACCGCCAAAGCCGACTATAAGAGAATTAGCTATGTTGTTGTTTAAGCGATTCGAACTATCAATGCCCTTCCCTAAAACTATTGTGTTATTTGCTTCTGTCGTTAAATATTCTCCCATTGCAATAGCTCGTATTCCAAAAGCTGAAGCTCTAAATCCAGCTGCAAAAGATTGAGCACCACTAGCCCAAGCATATTGCCCTACTGCTGTAGAAGTATTTCCACTTGCTATTGTACCATTCCCCATTGCTACTGAATAATCCCCAGTTGCTGCTGTACCATT
Protein-coding regions in this window:
- a CDS encoding homospermidine synthase, giving the protein MTDILNKKYVKFNGKILIIGCGSVSQCAIPLVLRHIDVDPKSVTIMDFVDNSHRVKSSIEKGVKYVSHKITQENYKQLLISFVGQGDLIIDLAWNIECMAMLDFCRENNILYVNTSVEEWDPYKDGRRNDPTKYTLYARHMDLRKKIKSWGENNGATAIVDHGANPGLVSHFTKRGLLEIAQKIIDEKPKDKRVDHLKTYIKDKNFAKLGQVTGTKVIHISERDTQITDMPKRVNEFVNTWSIEGFFEEGIAPAELGWGTHERYVPRDAFFHKEGPQNQICLSTLGMRTWVRSWVPCGEITGMVIRHGEAFSISDKLTVREDGEVVYRPTVHYAYCPSDVAINSLHELEMRQFHLQKNQRIMNDEIIDGEDQLGVLLMGHDFNSWWTGSILDIHTARRLVKGQQATTLQVAISVVAASIWMIKNPKRGFLMPDDIDHELILEISMPYISPFYSEAVDWTPLKNLNTKFTTFDFQVPEEEDTWQFLTFLVNPTHKIGAKRIDQK